A region of Panicum virgatum strain AP13 chromosome 8N, P.virgatum_v5, whole genome shotgun sequence DNA encodes the following proteins:
- the LOC120686628 gene encoding uncharacterized protein LOC120686628, which yields MAGGDGSLRRCTAKSVAAAAGPQGSSLARCSTKRKAKKEEGASSGRVLRPRSTGRKAKEDKEKAAAAVKNRLSAKEIRWILAQKPRPPPPRYQAIKRENPELTPRPGEEGDERKMRLYILARAFYDLEESVPRLQERVRSELENKGYVEVNDEYHKRKAEKQALIDREWPEIEAKVKAIRLSQGCCDGSQSNSEEEEEEEDE from the coding sequence ATGGCAGGTGGGGACGGTTCGCTCCGGCGGTGCACCGCCAAaagcgtggcggcggccgccggaccGCAGGGCAGTTCGCTGGCGAGGTGCTCCACCAAGAGGAAGGcgaagaaggaggagggggcCTCGTCTGGGCGGGTGCTGCGCCCGCGTTCCACCGGAAGGAAGGCTAAGGAGGAtaaggagaaggcggcggcggcggttaaAAATCGGCTGTCGGCGAAGGAGATCCGGTGGATCCTGGCGCAGAAGCcgaggcctccgccgccgcgttaCCAGGCCATAAAGCGCGAGAACCCGGAGCTGACGCCGCGgccgggggaggagggagacgagCGTAAGATGAGGCTCTACATCCTGGCCAGGGCGTTCTACGATCTGGAGGAGAGCGTGCCCAGGCTGCAGGAGCGGGTGCGCAGCGAGCTGGAGAACAAGGGGTACGTCGAGGTCAACGACGAGTATCACAAGCGCAAGGCCGAGAAGCAGGCGCTGATCGACCGCGAATGGCCCGAAATCGAAGCCAAGGTCAAAGCCATCCGCCTCTCGCAAGGCTGCTGCGATGGGAGCCAAAGCAActccgaggaggaagaggaagaggaggacgagTAG
- the LOC120686840 gene encoding uncharacterized protein LOC120686840 codes for MASTEGGQGSLAQGATKSAAVAGLQDPATRHPTTRSAKKAAAAATGPHGASRGCSAKRKAARDLASGRMPRSRATGKKAEEAAPVGEQWKRLSKGDIRWILRRKPLAPPDRFVALKQSNPELVPLPDEEVDEDKRRLYRLAKGFYEMEEMFPRLQEWVRAELNRKGYVELDDESAKRRAEAQAVVDREWPAIEARIKALVVSEKDYRGGEGGDEIGSDDSDDSGSDEDHSLSYEMRFSRLLRR; via the exons ATGGCGTCGACGGAAGGCGGGCAGGGTTCGCTGGCGCAGGGCGCCACCAAGAGCGCCGCGGTGGCGGGGCTGCAGGACCCGGCGACGAGGCACCCCACGACGAGGAGCgcgaagaaggcggcggcggcggccaccgggcCGCACGGCGCGTCGAGGGGGTGCTCCGCGAAGAGGAAGGCGGCGAGGGACCTGGCGTCCGGCCGGATGCCGCGTTCGCGCGCCACCGGGAAGAAGGCCgaagaggcggcgccggtgggagAACAGTGGAAGCGGCTGTCGAAGGGGGATATCCGCTGGATCCTGCGCCGGAAGCCGCTGGCGCCCCCCGACCGGTTCGTGGCCCTGAAGCAGAGCAACCCGGAGCTGGTCCCGCTGCCCGATGAGGAGGTCGACGAGGACAAGAGGCGGCTCTATCGCCTGGCGAAGGGGTTCTACGAGATGGAGGAGATGTTCCCCAGGCTGCAGGAGTGGGTGCGCGCCGAGCTGAACAGGAAGGGGTacgtcgagctcgacgacgaGAGCGCCAAGCGCAGGGCCGAGGCGCAGGCGGTGGTCGACCGGGAGTGGCCGGCGATCGAGGCCAGGATTAAGGCCCTCGTCGTCTCGGAGAAAGATTACCGGGGCGGTGAAGGTGGCGACGAGATCGGCTCTGATGACAGT GATGACAGCGGCTCTGATGAGGATCATAGTCTGTCTTATGAAATGAGGTTCTCTAGACTGTTACGACGATGA